A stretch of the Natribaculum luteum genome encodes the following:
- a CDS encoding metal-dependent hydrolase, producing MPSFESHVRYATAAYLGLALAAVLGTALGAPAAILTGVVVGYPATIAGAGFPDVDHPSSKPYLFAKIWLPRTFAAVTGTVLVAERTLVIELIELLPVPGRAAFIAGAVCTVAVAAVYRLTTRMIPVLRPSHRTVTHSITVGLGLAAVLGTVVTTVGRALESGGAFEIGLVVGTCFVVGVASHLLVDDELPLIQVDNLTDEE from the coding sequence ATGCCTAGCTTCGAGAGTCATGTGCGGTACGCCACGGCAGCGTACCTCGGACTCGCGCTCGCGGCCGTCCTGGGAACGGCACTGGGTGCGCCGGCGGCCATCCTGACAGGTGTCGTCGTTGGCTATCCAGCAACGATCGCTGGCGCTGGGTTTCCCGACGTTGACCATCCTAGCAGCAAGCCGTATCTGTTCGCGAAGATCTGGCTTCCGAGAACGTTTGCTGCCGTGACTGGGACCGTACTCGTTGCAGAACGTACACTTGTGATCGAGCTGATCGAGCTGCTCCCAGTTCCAGGAAGGGCGGCGTTTATCGCGGGCGCTGTCTGCACAGTCGCGGTCGCTGCGGTATATCGGTTGACCACGCGGATGATTCCCGTGCTTCGCCCCTCTCACAGAACGGTAACCCACAGCATCACCGTCGGCCTCGGCCTCGCTGCCGTCCTCGGTACGGTCGTCACGACCGTCGGACGGGCACTCGAGTCGGGAGGCGCGTTCGAAATCGGGCTCGTCGTCGGCACGTGTTTCGTGGTTGGAGTCGCTTCTCACCTCCTCGTCGACGATGAACTTCCCCTCATCCAGGTCGACAACCTGACCGATGAAGAGTGA
- a CDS encoding metallophosphoesterase family protein, producing MKIGLISDVHANLPALEAVLDDLPAVDELVCAGDVVGYNAWPAACLERIREEASIVVQGNHDRAVRNSRRYAGNPMVKAGLDLANDRLSDEQIEWLENLPKRTEIADGRYRLAHSHPDPDLLGDYVRPKDVPQMRPYLEHHRGIVLGHTHIQHKARIDGRLIVNPGSVGQPRDRDRQAAYGVLDTDTDEVDLRRVDYDVNRAQQGARDADLPHLTAKRLRKGK from the coding sequence ATGAAGATCGGACTGATCTCGGACGTCCACGCGAACCTGCCAGCACTCGAAGCGGTACTCGACGATCTGCCAGCGGTCGACGAACTGGTCTGTGCCGGTGACGTCGTCGGATACAACGCATGGCCGGCAGCGTGTCTCGAACGGATCCGCGAGGAAGCGTCGATCGTCGTTCAGGGCAATCACGACCGAGCAGTACGGAACTCCCGCCGGTACGCCGGCAACCCGATGGTGAAGGCAGGGCTGGATCTGGCGAACGACCGACTCTCGGACGAGCAGATCGAGTGGCTCGAGAACCTTCCAAAGCGGACCGAAATCGCTGACGGGAGGTATCGGCTGGCGCACAGTCATCCCGACCCGGACCTCCTCGGCGACTACGTCCGTCCGAAGGATGTCCCGCAGATGCGTCCCTACCTCGAGCACCACCGTGGAATCGTGCTCGGGCACACGCACATTCAGCACAAAGCACGGATCGACGGTCGGCTGATCGTCAACCCCGGCAGCGTCGGCCAACCTCGAGACCGCGACCGTCAGGCAGCCTACGGCGTGCTCGATACTGACACCGACGAAGTCGACCTCCGACGTGTCGACTACGACGTCAACCGCGCACAGCAGGGCGCTCGAGACGCCGATCTCCCGCACCTGACAGCCAAGCGTCTCAGGAAAGGAAAGTAA